CGCGGACGTGCGACGCATCCTCAAGGACGCCGGTGCCACCGCGGTGTTCGTGACCCACGACCAGGAGGAAGCGCTGTCGCTGGCCGACGAGGTCGCGGTGATGGGCGCGGGGCGCATCCACCAGGTTGCCGACCCTCACACCCTGTACACCCGCCCCGCCGACCGCTTCGTCGCGACGTTCGTCGGCGACGCGGACGTGCTCCCCGCCGAGCGGGTCGACCGCTACCGGGTCGTGACCCCCCTGGGGATGGTGGCCACGGTCGGGCCGGTGCCGGCGTCGAGCGTCGAGGTGGTGGTCCGACCGGAGGCGCTGACACTGACCGCCAACAGCTCGGGTCGCGCACACGTCCAGGCGGTGTCGTACTTCGGACACGACCAGCTGGTGCAGCTGCAGCTGGCGGACGGGACGTCGCTGCGGTCACGGCTGGGACCCGAGCCACGTTTCCGCCCCGGCGACCGGGTCGACGTCGACGTGCGCGGTGCGGTGGTCACGCTGGGCTCCGAGCGGTGAGCGCCGCGATCAGGCGGCGTTCAGCTCCCGGTACACGGCGGGGACCACCGCGCGCACGTACCGCCCGAGGCGGACGAACGACTCGCCGGTCTCGCGGAAGCGGTAGCTGATCGGGACCTCGGCGTACCGGTAGCCCTTGGCCAGCAGGTCGAGGGTGAGGACCTGGGCGTAGTTGAAGTCGTGGACGATCTCCGCTGCGGCGGCTGCGGCCGGCGACAACGCCCGGTAGCCGCTCTGCCCGTCGCTGACCGGGTGGCGGGACACGATCCGCAGCAGCGCCGTGAGCACGAGGTTGCCGACGCGGCGGTGCGGGAGCATCCGCTGGATGCGGCCACCGAAGCGCGTCCCGACGACGTAGTCGGCGGTCGCGTCCAGGATCGGGGCGACCAGCGCCTCGAGCTCCTCGGGGGCGTACTCGCCGTCGGCATCGCAGAACGCCACCGCGGCCGCGTCGCGGTCGACGGCCTCGGCCAACCCGCGCCGCACCGCCGCGCCGAGCCCACGGTTGGCGGCGAAGCGCACCACGGCAGCGCCCGCGGCCGCCGCCCGCTCCGCGGTCGCATCGGTCGAGCCGTCGTCGACCACCACGACCTCGACCGGGTGGCCGCGCACCGAACTCGGCGCACGTGCGACGACCCCGGCGACGGTCGCCTCCTCGTCGTGGGCAGGCAGGAACAGCACCACGGGGCGCTGGCGCTCAGCGGCGGGGGCGGGTTGCCTGCGGCGTGGCCGGTGGCGTTCCAGCCGCAGACGTCCCAGCATGCCCGGCGCGGGAACGACGAGCGCGACGGCCCCTGCGGCCAGCGCGTAGACCGTCTTGACCGCGTGGGCGACGAGCGCCACGGCCAGCGCCGTCCCGGCAGGCAGCCCCAGAGCGACGAGTGTCGTGGCGGCCGCGGCTTCGTAGGTCCCGAAGCCGCCGGGCGCCACCGCGACGACCTGCGCGGCGATCGTCACGGCGGTGACCAGCACCGCCTCCCGGATGCTGAGCGCGGCCCCCGCCCAACGGGCCGCCTGCCACACCACCGCGGCCTCCAGCAGCCACGAGACGACCGTGCCCAGCGCCACGGCCGGGCCCGGCGGACGGGTGCGGGCCGAGCCATGGGTCCGTCGCAGCCACCACGTGCCGGCGGCCACCCCGGCCGCCGCGAGCACCAGAACCCCCCCGGCCCCGGCCCCCACCACGCGACCGGCCACCGGGGCGCCGAGAGCGACCGCCAGGCTCCCCACCGTCAGGAGGTCTGCGGCCCGCAGCGTGACCACGGACGCAGCCGCGGGTCGCAGCGGCACGCCCGCCCGGCGCACCACGCTGGCCACGCGCAACGGCTCACCCAGCCGCAACGGCAGGACGTGGTTCCCGGCCAGGGAGACGTGCAGAGCGGCCAGGGCCTGACCGAACCGCAGCTGCGGCACGACCCGGCGCCACACCGCCGCGCGGACGACGAAAGCCGCGGCGTACGCGGCGAGCACCGCGGTCAGCGTCAGCGGGTGAACGACCGCTGCCCGCGCCGCTGTCTCCAGCGCCGCACCGTCCACGCTGCGCGCAACCACCACGAGCGTCACGGCTGTGACCGCGGCGGCGGCGACCCACGCTCCCCAGCGAGGACGGCGGCGTGCCCCCACGGACCTTCCCCACGTCGACTGGCCAGCTGAGGTTAGGCTCCCCTAAGGTCACGCGTCCAGAGCGGCGGGGCGCCGCTCGCACGATCGGAGATCGACGTGCCCCTGGCTGTGGTCACCGGCGCGTCCGGCTTCATCGGACGCCACCTCGTCGGCCGCCTGGCCGCGGACGGGCTCGACGTGTGCGGGGTCGACCGCCGGCCACCGCCCCGCGGCGCTCCCGGCTCGGCGGTCGTCGCCGACCTCGCGGAACACGATCCGGCGGTCGATGCGATCCTGCGCCGCGCCGACGTCGCCTACCACCTCGCCGGATGCCCCGGTGTCCGCGGTGACGGTCCCGGCGTCGCGGACCGCCGGTGGCGGGACAACGTGGTCGCCGCCGAGCACGTCCTCGACATCGTCGCCGAACGCGTGCCGGTGGTGGTCACGTCCTCCTCGTCGGTGTACGGGGGGGCCACCCACACGCCGGACGGCCTGCGTCCGTGCCGCGAGAGCGACCGGTTGCGTCCGCGCGGCGGGTACGCCCGGTCGAAAGTGGTCCTCGAACGCCGCTGCGCCGACCGGGTGGCGCGCGGAGGGCTGGTCGCGGTCGCCCGTCCGTTCACGGTCGCCGGTGAGCACCAGCGCCCCGACATGGCCATCGCCCGGTGGCTGGCCGCAGCACGCACCGGAGGTCCGCTGGCGGTCTTCGGCTCGCTGCACCGGGTCCGCGACGTCACCGACGTGGGGCACGTGGTCGACGGGCTGGTGCGCTTGGCGGCGCTGCGCCGGCCCGCGACGGTCAACCTGGGGACCGGTGTCGGCCATGCCCTGGCCGGCCTCGTCGCCGCAGTGACCGCGGTCGCCGGTCGGGCGCCGGTCGAGATCCTTCCCGCACACCTCGACGAGGTTTCCGCGACGCTGGCGGACACCGAACGTTGCCAACGGCTGCTCGGCTTCCGACCGATGACCGACCTCGCGGATCTCGTCGCCCGCCAGTGGGCCGCCGCCCAGGTCCGTGCCCCGGACTTGGTGGAGGCACCGTGACGCGACCCGAGCGTGGCACCACGCTGACCGGCGCGACCGGCCCACGTGCCCCGGGGCGATCCCCGCGCTGCCTCGGCCGCCGCCTCCGGCTGGGCGCCGCGGCGTTCCTGGCTGTCGGCCTGCTCGCGGCCGCATCGTCTGCGTGCGCCGGGGGCGAGGATGCGCTCACGATCTACTCCGGCCGTGGCCGCAGCCTGGTCGGGCCGCTCCTGGACCGCTTCGCGCAGGAGGCGGGCATC
This sequence is a window from Actinomycetota bacterium. Protein-coding genes within it:
- a CDS encoding NAD(P)-dependent oxidoreductase; the protein is MPLAVVTGASGFIGRHLVGRLAADGLDVCGVDRRPPPRGAPGSAVVADLAEHDPAVDAILRRADVAYHLAGCPGVRGDGPGVADRRWRDNVVAAEHVLDIVAERVPVVVTSSSSVYGGATHTPDGLRPCRESDRLRPRGGYARSKVVLERRCADRVARGGLVAVARPFTVAGEHQRPDMAIARWLAAARTGGPLAVFGSLHRVRDVTDVGHVVDGLVRLAALRRPATVNLGTGVGHALAGLVAAVTAVAGRAPVEILPAHLDEVSATLADTERCQRLLGFRPMTDLADLVARQWAAAQVRAPDLVEAP
- a CDS encoding flippase-like domain-containing protein; the encoded protein is MGARRRPRWGAWVAAAAVTAVTLVVVARSVDGAALETAARAAVVHPLTLTAVLAAYAAAFVVRAAVWRRVVPQLRFGQALAALHVSLAGNHVLPLRLGEPLRVASVVRRAGVPLRPAAASVVTLRAADLLTVGSLAVALGAPVAGRVVGAGAGGVLVLAAAGVAAGTWWLRRTHGSARTRPPGPAVALGTVVSWLLEAAVVWQAARWAGAALSIREAVLVTAVTIAAQVVAVAPGGFGTYEAAAATTLVALGLPAGTALAVALVAHAVKTVYALAAGAVALVVPAPGMLGRLRLERHRPRRRQPAPAAERQRPVVLFLPAHDEEATVAGVVARAPSSVRGHPVEVVVVDDGSTDATAERAAAAGAAVVRFAANRGLGAAVRRGLAEAVDRDAAAVAFCDADGEYAPEELEALVAPILDATADYVVGTRFGGRIQRMLPHRRVGNLVLTALLRIVSRHPVSDGQSGYRALSPAAAAAAEIVHDFNYAQVLTLDLLAKGYRYAEVPISYRFRETGESFVRLGRYVRAVVPAVYRELNAA